One genomic segment of Gottschalkia acidurici 9a includes these proteins:
- a CDS encoding winged helix-turn-helix transcriptional regulator: MKSFESKYNSCPLYYTISIIEGKWKWIILWEVYQAEVIRYNKLKNTLEPIAHKTLSNQLKELESSNLIHREQYNEIPPKVEYSLTEEGKTLVPILKLMYQWGEKHITK; this comes from the coding sequence ATGAAAAGCTTTGAAAGTAAATATAACAGTTGTCCACTGTACTATACAATATCTATCATTGAAGGAAAGTGGAAATGGATTATATTATGGGAAGTATACCAAGCTGAAGTAATAAGATATAACAAGTTAAAAAATACGTTAGAACCAATTGCACACAAAACATTAAGCAACCAACTAAAAGAATTAGAAAGCAGCAACTTAATTCACAGGGAACAGTATAATGAAATTCCACCAAAGGTTGAATACTCGCTAACAGAAGAGGGTAAAACATTAGTACCAATACTTAAACTTATGTATCAATGGGGTGAGAAACATATCACTAAATAG
- a CDS encoding flavodoxin family protein, which produces MKVIAINGSPRKDKNTATLLNKALEGAASQGAETELIHLYDLNYKGCVSCFACKMKNGKSYGKCAFKDDLTPILEKASNADAIILGSPIYFNTISGAMKSFLERFMFPYSMYAPGYPSLFGRKMPTGAIYSMNVTNEQMKNLEYEQGLKFVEEYTSRLFGSFESLIVNDTYQFNDYSKYVVTVFDEKKKAKVRKEQFPIDCQSAFDMGVRFVKQANL; this is translated from the coding sequence ATGAAAGTAATAGCAATTAACGGAAGTCCAAGAAAAGATAAAAATACTGCTACTCTTCTTAATAAAGCACTTGAAGGAGCAGCTTCACAAGGAGCTGAAACAGAGCTTATTCATCTTTATGATCTGAATTATAAAGGTTGTGTAAGCTGTTTTGCTTGCAAAATGAAAAATGGTAAAAGCTATGGTAAATGTGCTTTCAAGGATGATTTAACACCTATCCTTGAAAAGGCTTCAAATGCTGATGCCATTATCCTTGGTTCTCCAATATATTTTAATACAATTTCGGGAGCTATGAAGTCTTTTTTAGAAAGGTTCATGTTTCCATATTCAATGTATGCTCCTGGTTATCCAAGTCTTTTCGGAAGAAAAATGCCAACTGGGGCCATTTACTCCATGAATGTAACTAATGAACAAATGAAAAATTTAGAATATGAACAAGGTCTTAAATTCGTAGAAGAATATACGTCGAGACTTTTTGGATCCTTTGAATCATTAATTGTAAACGACACATATCAATTTAATGATTATTCAAAATATGTTGTAACAGTATTCGATGAAAAGAAAAAGGCAAAAGTTAGAAAAGAGCAATTTCCTATAGATTGTCAATCTGCTTTCGATATGGGCGTAAGATTTGTTAAACAGGCTAATTTGTAA
- a CDS encoding DUF2325 domain-containing protein, protein MSIVIVGGHERMERDYIDVGKRHGYKIKIFTKMQGDLCKRIGNPDYIVMFTDVVSHKLVNTTNKIMKKKNIPSLRLHNSSIQTLDNALAQIK, encoded by the coding sequence ATGAGTATAGTTATTGTAGGAGGACATGAACGAATGGAGAGGGATTATATAGATGTAGGAAAAAGGCATGGATATAAGATTAAAATATTTACAAAAATGCAAGGTGACCTATGTAAAAGAATAGGAAACCCTGACTATATCGTGATGTTCACTGATGTAGTTTCACACAAACTAGTTAATACTACTAACAAGATAATGAAGAAAAAAAATATACCTAGCTTAAGGCTACACAATAGTAGCATTCAAACATTAGATAATGCCTTAGCTCAAATTAAGTAA
- a CDS encoding dihydrofolate reductase family protein, whose product MSRNIVLYIAASLDGYIARSNGSIDWLSGDSDNDNTDNGYDKFYSTVDTIVMGRTTYDQVINELSPDIWVYEGKKCYVATTKKYEPDNNVEFISENITEFIKNLKKQQGKDIWLVGGGKLIDQFIKQDLIDKYIISIIPTILGDGIPLFLRNNPQIKLKLIETKNINGIVELTYVKND is encoded by the coding sequence ATGAGTAGAAATATAGTACTCTACATTGCAGCAAGTTTAGATGGATATATAGCAAGAAGTAATGGTTCTATTGATTGGTTAAGTGGAGATAGCGATAACGATAATACTGATAACGGATATGATAAATTTTATAGTACTGTAGATACGATTGTAATGGGTAGAACTACATATGATCAGGTTATTAATGAGCTTTCTCCTGATATTTGGGTATATGAGGGGAAAAAGTGTTATGTAGCAACTACAAAGAAATATGAACCTGATAACAATGTAGAGTTTATATCAGAAAATATTACTGAATTTATCAAGAATCTAAAGAAGCAACAAGGAAAAGATATTTGGCTCGTTGGTGGCGGAAAGTTAATTGACCAGTTTATCAAGCAAGATTTAATAGATAAGTATATTATATCTATAATTCCAACTATTTTAGGTGATGGCATTCCTCTATTTTTAAGAAACAATCCCCAAATCAAATTAAAACTTATTGAAACAAAAAATATTAATGGAATAGTTGAACTTACCTATGTAAAAAATGATTAA
- a CDS encoding DUF4491 family protein: protein MNYLGILHGLVAFILIGVFHPIVIKAEYYLGRKSIVIFIIAGIFSLVASLNTESIISNSFGIFAFCCFWSIKEVIEQEERVLAGRFPKNPKRDYKEKEKYPN from the coding sequence ATGAATTATTTAGGAATCTTACATGGTTTAGTTGCATTTATACTAATAGGAGTTTTTCATCCTATTGTAATAAAAGCAGAGTATTATTTAGGAAGAAAAAGTATAGTTATTTTCATAATAGCAGGTATATTTTCCTTAGTTGCTTCACTAAATACAGAAAGTATTATATCAAACTCTTTTGGTATATTCGCATTTTGTTGCTTCTGGAGTATAAAAGAAGTCATAGAGCAGGAAGAAAGGGTACTAGCAGGAAGATTTCCTAAGAATCCTAAAAGAGATTATAAAGAAAAAGAAAAGTATCCTAACTAG
- a CDS encoding helix-turn-helix domain-containing protein — protein MEKNINEVYFNLMEKKFLTRTMDKPTLIEYRVKDDLGTGMISRVILNKGLEFCICRDHTLNRELLNSELNEKRFIEINYCISGKGSIKLASEKNCINLEKGDLMFYRNDKLEKTERFSMELNNYTGVIIGLDGDELKKIFFPEREKEMLEEWDRSIESIFKGSTHFKVKAPSSIEWDIKDLLNYNYKFEDVTSLLLCQSKLMEIISKSLNYGINKRKEINLSKSDIEEIYKAKDILNNNIDEPPSIEELASLCSTNTYKLKKGFKELFNNTPYGYLRETRMHKGKYLLENTDMTISEIASSVGYTNPSKFSEAFKIKYNITPSECRKVNKNI, from the coding sequence ATGGAGAAAAATATAAATGAAGTATACTTTAATCTGATGGAAAAGAAATTTTTAACTAGAACTATGGATAAGCCTACGCTTATTGAGTATAGAGTAAAGGACGACTTAGGTACTGGAATGATAAGTCGGGTGATACTAAATAAAGGCTTAGAATTTTGTATATGTAGAGATCATACTCTTAATAGAGAGTTACTAAATTCTGAACTTAACGAGAAGCGATTTATAGAAATTAACTACTGTATAAGCGGAAAAGGAAGTATAAAATTAGCAAGTGAAAAAAACTGCATTAACCTAGAAAAAGGAGACTTAATGTTTTACAGAAACGATAAGTTGGAGAAGACAGAAAGATTTAGTATGGAGCTTAATAACTATACTGGAGTTATAATAGGACTAGATGGTGATGAGCTTAAAAAGATTTTCTTTCCTGAACGTGAGAAAGAAATGTTAGAAGAGTGGGATAGATCTATAGAGTCTATATTTAAGGGAAGCACTCACTTTAAAGTAAAAGCTCCATCTAGTATAGAGTGGGATATAAAAGATCTTCTTAATTATAACTATAAATTTGAAGATGTTACAAGCTTACTCTTATGTCAAAGTAAACTTATGGAGATTATATCAAAGAGTTTAAACTATGGAATTAATAAAAGAAAAGAAATAAATCTAAGTAAATCAGATATAGAAGAAATATATAAAGCTAAAGATATATTGAATAATAATATAGATGAACCACCTAGTATAGAAGAGTTAGCAAGCCTTTGTAGCACAAACACATATAAGTTAAAGAAAGGATTTAAAGAGTTATTTAATAATACTCCTTACGGATATCTAAGAGAAACTAGAATGCATAAAGGAAAATATCTACTTGAGAATACAGACATGACTATATCAGAGATTGCAAGTAGTGTAGGTTATACTAATCCAAGCAAATTCTCAGAAGCATTTAAGATTAAATATAATATAACGCCTAGTGAGTGTAGAAAAGTTAATAAAAATATTTAA